Proteins encoded in a region of the Streptomyces sp. NBC_00310 genome:
- a CDS encoding bifunctional serine/threonine-protein kinase/ABC transporter substrate-binding protein: MERLRSSDPARIADHRLLGRLGAGGMGVVYLARTSAGSLVALKVLATEYAEDAGFRARFRREVEVARRISSPWAVPLVDADAEAAAPWLATAYVPGPSLAEAVAAYGPLGEHGLRILGGRLALALGEVHRAGLVHRDLKPGNVLLAPDGPRLIDFGIARAPEDTALTATGFVVGTPGYLSPEQADGRDGRTIGAPSDVFSLGCVLAFAATGRPPFGTGALDALLYRAVHDPADLDGVPGPLVELLSRCLEKDPARRPEVEELVRELLPEEAAEGSASQDVAAGSAPQETAEGSASRGAAAGSASGAAVQGSASTESADGSGARSGEDGETSEEPADAPADRPGAVAPASWLPDEVVRLIARRSTEALALPDIDHTEISGDASRAAAVRGGDSPSGTGPQRSASDDDTASPAPGAGDTVPTAATDTPEAPARRRVLLAGAGALLAAGGGTTWWALGRDGGSGDKKPAATSSRRPAHTVALHGDLSGDQRATGEAQERGLRLAVAEFNARKDAPFQVDVRAVDDAGDPAEAARLAKQLADDPSVLAVVGPTTDATAQSALAAYDAGLLPVLTVSPGAISLAVQGFRSFLNARLPDTVLSVYLDAVLRGTRPRKVGVVVDRAADNYGAEISSTLSKQLKTAGQPFLPRVVSPMRSGFGDAVDDLLAADIDSIAFAGLPDRAASFARTLHERGFSGARASGPALLDPRFLTEAKEAAEGWTIVAPVVDTANTPEAKAFVDAYRKRWKQAPPRYAAEAYDVTSMVLTSLADLPSKSRTREELLAALRAAKYQGITRTYGFQKNGLPTIDGTGGYLWRVEDGAFVYGGPAPLTA; encoded by the coding sequence ATGGAGCGACTGCGTTCTTCCGACCCGGCACGGATCGCCGACCACCGTCTGCTCGGCCGGCTCGGCGCCGGCGGCATGGGCGTGGTGTACCTCGCGCGTACGTCGGCCGGTTCGCTGGTGGCGCTGAAGGTACTGGCGACGGAGTACGCCGAGGACGCGGGCTTCCGGGCGCGGTTCCGGCGTGAGGTCGAGGTCGCCCGGCGCATCAGCAGTCCGTGGGCGGTGCCGCTGGTGGACGCCGACGCGGAGGCGGCGGCGCCCTGGCTGGCGACGGCGTACGTGCCCGGCCCGTCCCTGGCCGAGGCGGTGGCCGCGTACGGGCCGCTCGGCGAGCACGGGCTGCGGATCCTCGGGGGCCGGCTGGCGCTGGCGCTGGGCGAGGTCCACCGGGCTGGGCTGGTCCACCGGGACCTCAAGCCGGGCAACGTCCTGCTCGCCCCGGACGGGCCCCGGCTCATCGACTTCGGTATCGCCAGGGCGCCCGAGGACACCGCGCTCACGGCGACGGGGTTCGTGGTCGGCACACCCGGCTATCTCTCGCCGGAACAGGCCGACGGCCGGGACGGCCGGACCATCGGCGCGCCCAGCGACGTGTTCTCGCTCGGCTGCGTCCTGGCGTTCGCGGCGACGGGCCGTCCACCGTTCGGCACGGGGGCGCTCGACGCCCTCCTCTACCGGGCCGTGCACGACCCGGCCGACCTCGACGGCGTTCCGGGCCCGCTGGTCGAACTGCTGTCCCGCTGCCTGGAGAAGGACCCGGCCCGTCGGCCCGAAGTGGAGGAACTGGTAAGGGAGTTGCTGCCCGAAGAGGCGGCGGAGGGCTCGGCCTCCCAGGATGTGGCGGCGGGCTCGGCTCCCCAAGAGACGGCGGAGGGCTCGGCCTCCCGAGGGGCGGCGGCGGGTTCGGCCTCCGGAGCGGCGGTACAGGGTTCGGCCTCCACCGAGTCGGCGGACGGTTCGGGCGCAAGGTCCGGTGAGGACGGCGAGACGTCGGAGGAGCCCGCGGACGCCCCCGCCGACAGGCCCGGCGCCGTTGCCCCCGCCTCCTGGCTGCCCGATGAGGTCGTCCGGCTGATCGCCCGGCGTTCGACCGAAGCGCTCGCGCTGCCGGACATCGACCACACCGAGATCTCGGGCGACGCCTCGCGCGCGGCCGCCGTCCGGGGCGGCGACTCCCCGAGCGGGACCGGTCCGCAGCGCTCCGCCTCCGACGACGACACCGCGTCCCCGGCGCCCGGCGCCGGAGACACCGTGCCCACGGCCGCCACCGACACGCCCGAAGCCCCCGCGAGGCGCCGCGTCCTGCTCGCCGGCGCGGGCGCGCTCCTGGCCGCGGGCGGCGGGACCACCTGGTGGGCCCTGGGCCGGGACGGCGGATCGGGCGACAAGAAGCCGGCCGCCACCTCCTCCCGGCGCCCCGCCCACACCGTCGCACTGCACGGCGACCTCAGCGGCGACCAGCGCGCCACCGGCGAGGCCCAGGAACGCGGACTGCGGCTCGCCGTCGCGGAGTTCAACGCCCGGAAGGACGCCCCCTTCCAGGTGGACGTACGGGCCGTGGACGACGCCGGCGACCCGGCCGAGGCGGCCCGGCTCGCGAAGCAGCTCGCCGACGACCCTTCCGTACTCGCCGTGGTCGGTCCGACCACGGACGCGACCGCCCAGTCGGCGCTGGCGGCGTACGACGCGGGCCTCCTGCCCGTGCTCACCGTGTCCCCCGGCGCGATCAGCCTCGCCGTGCAGGGCTTCCGCTCGTTCCTGAACGCACGGCTGCCCGACACGGTGTTGTCCGTCTACCTCGACGCGGTCCTGCGCGGAACCCGCCCGCGCAAGGTCGGTGTCGTCGTCGACCGGGCGGCCGACAACTACGGCGCGGAGATCAGCAGCACCCTGAGCAAGCAGCTGAAGACGGCCGGGCAGCCGTTCCTGCCCCGGGTGGTCAGCCCCATGCGGTCCGGTTTCGGGGACGCGGTGGACGACCTGCTGGCCGCCGACATCGACTCGATCGCCTTCGCCGGACTGCCCGACCGGGCCGCGTCGTTCGCCCGGACACTGCACGAGCGCGGCTTCTCCGGTGCCCGCGCCTCCGGACCGGCCCTGCTCGACCCGCGTTTCCTCACGGAGGCGAAGGAGGCCGCCGAGGGGTGGACGATCGTCGCACCGGTCGTCGACACGGCGAACACGCCCGAGGCGAAGGCGTTCGTGGACGCCTACCGGAAGCGGTGGAAGCAGGCGCCGCCCCGGTACGCGGCCGAGGCCTACGACGTGACGTCCATGGTGCTCACGTCGCTCGCGGACCTCCCGTCCAAGAGCCGCACCCGCGAGGAACTGCTCGCCGCGCTGCGGGCCGCGAAGTACCAGGGCATCACCAGGACGTACGGGTTCCAGAAGAACGGCCTGCCGACCATCGACGGCACCGGTGGCTACCTCTGGCGCGTCGAGGACGGAGCGTTCGTGTACGGCGGCCCCGCGCCGCTGACGGCCTGA
- a CDS encoding GNAT family N-acetyltransferase, giving the protein MNRHHRPPPPTPRLAFRRMTRDDLDDMAALLGDPGVMRHYPRPRTREEALAWIDWNQGLYREEGYGLWLVTLRATGEFVGDCGLTPQEIEGVTELEVGYHVRADLQGNGYATEAAAACRDHARDVLQAKRLVALIRPDNHPSQRVAEKIGLPFEREATSRSGLPVQIHATSL; this is encoded by the coding sequence GTGAACCGCCACCACCGGCCCCCGCCGCCCACCCCGAGGCTCGCCTTCCGCCGGATGACGCGGGACGACCTCGACGACATGGCCGCGCTGCTCGGCGACCCGGGCGTGATGCGCCACTATCCCCGCCCCCGGACCCGGGAGGAGGCCCTGGCCTGGATCGACTGGAACCAGGGTCTGTATCGGGAGGAGGGGTACGGGCTCTGGCTGGTCACCCTCCGCGCCACCGGGGAGTTCGTCGGCGACTGCGGCCTGACACCCCAGGAGATCGAAGGAGTCACCGAGTTGGAGGTCGGCTACCACGTCCGGGCCGACCTCCAGGGGAACGGCTACGCCACCGAGGCCGCGGCGGCCTGCCGCGACCACGCCCGCGACGTCCTCCAGGCGAAGCGACTCGTCGCCCTCATCCGCCCCGACAACCATCCGTCCCAGCGCGTAGCGGAGAAGATCGGCCTCCCCTTCGAACGCGAAGCCACCTCCCGCTCGGGCCTTCCCGTCCAGATCCACGCCACGTCCCTGTGA
- a CDS encoding GNAT family N-acetyltransferase, translated as MTDTPHGIRIRPGGPADAPAILGMLDSAVAWMNDRGNTEQWGTIPYSERPDGAARVERYTTENTPYIAELDGTPVGALVLDSGPSPQMPIAPAGEPERYVRLLVSDRRHAGLGIGAALLAHAAEETRRAGVRLLRVDCWAGGDGRLVAFYERHGFTPTARFLSDTWPGQVLSRRVD; from the coding sequence GTGACCGACACCCCCCACGGCATACGCATCAGACCCGGCGGCCCGGCCGACGCTCCGGCCATCCTCGGCATGCTCGACTCGGCGGTGGCCTGGATGAACGACCGCGGCAACACCGAGCAGTGGGGCACGATCCCGTACTCGGAGCGGCCCGACGGGGCGGCACGGGTCGAGCGGTACACGACCGAGAACACCCCGTACATCGCGGAACTGGACGGAACACCTGTCGGCGCCCTGGTCCTGGACTCCGGCCCCAGCCCGCAGATGCCGATCGCGCCGGCCGGTGAACCCGAGCGATACGTCCGCCTCCTCGTCTCCGACCGCCGCCACGCCGGCCTGGGCATCGGCGCGGCCCTGCTGGCCCACGCCGCCGAGGAGACCCGCCGGGCCGGCGTACGACTCCTCCGCGTCGACTGCTGGGCGGGCGGCGACGGCCGTCTCGTCGCCTTCTACGAACGCCACGGCTTCACCCCCACCGCCCGGTTCCTCTCCGACACCTGGCCGGGCCAGGTACTGTCCCGCCGCGTCGACTGA
- a CDS encoding enoyl-CoA hydratase/isomerase family protein yields the protein MTGGDEPVLLHTVGRTAHLTLNRPRALNALNHAMVRRVDEALTAWEHDPAVESVVITGAGERGLCAGGDIRAVHDDARDGDGSAAAAFWRDEYHLNARIARYPKPYVAFMDGIVMGGGVGVSAHGTVRVVTERSRIAMPETGIGFVPDVGGTRLLALAPGELGTLLALTGTQIGAADALLCGLADHYVPSTSLGHLLDDLADLPVQDAVARHVRQPPPGELAGRREWIDACFAADTAEEIVRRLLAHGDPAAKETAETLLAKSPTAVKVTLTALRRARRLGSLEQVLDQEYRVSCAALATPDLVEGIRAQVIDKDRNPRWSPAALTDVTEADVDRFFEPLGARELGLAQHETMQETAG from the coding sequence ATGACCGGCGGCGACGAGCCCGTCCTGCTGCACACCGTCGGCCGGACCGCCCACCTCACCCTCAACCGCCCGAGGGCCCTCAACGCCCTCAACCACGCCATGGTGCGGCGCGTCGACGAGGCACTGACCGCCTGGGAACACGATCCGGCCGTGGAGAGCGTCGTCATCACCGGCGCGGGGGAGCGCGGGCTGTGCGCGGGCGGCGACATCCGCGCCGTCCACGACGACGCCCGCGACGGGGACGGCAGCGCCGCGGCGGCGTTCTGGCGCGACGAGTACCACCTCAACGCCCGTATCGCCCGCTATCCCAAGCCCTACGTCGCCTTCATGGACGGGATCGTGATGGGCGGCGGCGTCGGAGTCTCCGCGCACGGCACCGTCCGTGTCGTCACCGAGCGGTCGCGGATCGCCATGCCCGAGACCGGCATCGGCTTCGTCCCCGACGTCGGCGGCACCCGGCTGCTGGCCCTGGCGCCGGGCGAACTCGGCACCCTCCTCGCCCTCACGGGCACGCAGATCGGCGCCGCCGACGCCCTGCTGTGCGGACTCGCCGACCACTACGTCCCCTCCACGTCGCTCGGGCACCTCCTCGACGACCTCGCGGACCTGCCCGTACAGGACGCCGTCGCCCGGCATGTGCGGCAGCCGCCTCCCGGCGAGCTGGCGGGCCGGCGCGAGTGGATCGACGCCTGCTTCGCCGCCGACACGGCCGAGGAGATCGTCCGGCGGCTGCTCGCCCACGGCGACCCGGCGGCGAAGGAGACCGCCGAGACCCTGCTGGCCAAGTCGCCCACCGCCGTCAAGGTCACCCTGACCGCCCTGCGCCGCGCCCGGCGGCTCGGCTCCCTGGAACAGGTACTGGACCAGGAGTACCGCGTCTCCTGCGCCGCCCTGGCCACCCCCGACCTGGTCGAGGGCATCCGCGCCCAGGTCATCGACAAGGACCGCAACCCCCGCTGGTCCCCGGCCGCTCTCACCGACGTCACCGAAGCCGACGTGGACCGCTTCTTCGAGCCGCTCGGCGCACGCGAACTCGGCCTCGCCCAGCACGAGACCATGCAGGAGACGGCCGGGTGA
- a CDS encoding fatty acid desaturase — translation MPGYLVFAGAVWLGWWWLTPVIVFGVFVAVVTVTHDVVHRTIGLSPRATDWALFATGLVLLESGHAYRATHTQHHRLFPHPDDPEGHPAELSLLGAVCYGPVFLVRLWFWSYRRGRDRRWLVAEAVAPVAALAGGVLLLPYTPGLLVYTVMAIVGSWVYPLLTVYLPHHDYGDTPLTQTRTLRGRIIPAVFLELTYHLEHHLYPRVPSHHLPELSRRLEGHFAAHGVRPVRVV, via the coding sequence GTGCCGGGGTATCTGGTGTTCGCCGGCGCGGTGTGGCTCGGCTGGTGGTGGCTGACCCCGGTGATCGTGTTCGGGGTCTTCGTCGCGGTCGTGACCGTCACCCACGACGTGGTGCACCGCACGATCGGCCTGTCACCCCGGGCCACCGACTGGGCGCTGTTCGCGACGGGACTGGTCCTGCTGGAGAGCGGGCACGCCTACCGCGCCACGCACACCCAGCACCACCGCCTCTTCCCGCACCCCGACGACCCGGAGGGCCACCCCGCCGAACTGTCCCTCCTGGGCGCGGTCTGCTACGGCCCCGTCTTCCTCGTACGCCTGTGGTTCTGGTCCTACCGGCGCGGCCGGGACCGTCGCTGGCTGGTGGCGGAGGCGGTGGCCCCGGTCGCCGCGCTCGCCGGGGGAGTGCTGCTCCTGCCTTACACGCCGGGGCTGTTGGTCTATACGGTGATGGCGATCGTCGGGAGTTGGGTGTATCCCCTCCTGACGGTGTATCTGCCGCACCACGACTACGGAGACACCCCGTTGACGCAGACCCGCACCCTGCGCGGGAGGATCATCCCCGCCGTCTTCCTGGAGCTCACGTACCACCTGGAGCACCACCTCTACCCGCGGGTGCCCAGCCACCACCTCCCGGAGCTGTCACGCAGGCTCGAAGGCCACTTCGCCGCCCATGGTGTACGGCCGGTGCGCGTTGTCTGA
- a CDS encoding bifunctional serine/threonine-protein kinase/ABC transporter substrate-binding protein: MEPLRTADPSRLGDYRLLRRLGAGGMGVVFLARAPGGAFAAVKVVRASYADDVGFRARFRREIEVARQVDSPWVVPLLGADADAEDPWLATAFVPGPSLAEALEGHGPWSPASVCVLGLRLAEALDAVHRAGLVHRDVKPGNVLLAPDGPRLIDFGIARTPEGTALTSTGVVVGSPGFLSPEQARARGAGVGPPSDVFSLGCVLAFAATGVRPFGSGAAAGMLLRTVYDEPELPGIPEALEPVVRACLDKDPARRPTAVEVGLALDAAVPADRERWLPEPVTRLIADRSAVVLAMGAIEPTRVPPPASTAPADAIAEANDPAHAEANGPVRSDAVTVTSLKEPGSGGPATSRRGFLALGSTGAVAGVLAVGGGAWWWRSRADRRTGAGASPSSAPRTDLVVAFQGDLSGATGEVGRAQLNGARLAVARVNADDDRPLRLRLRAYDDGGAPERTLDRARRLVADKRVLAVLGPTTDDCFLAAETTYTKAVLPVVSVSVGVTPQVREAGLSTLRSHAQLGPTDQLLAAPCNVYLTGKADARKVFLVDDRAEGDFAWTLCNFIQRALGRDGRDTSVTSVAAGKLDHTALARQVIAAGSDAVVFSGGQERAGVFAAALREAGFSGVRVATQRAFGTRFLKSAGPAADGWVFATTFIDPTATPAARAFTEAYEARYGERPGRYAAEAYDAVLFLAKVCASEASPLRERGAVVRRMHEVAYQGISRTVAYTSDNGYNHDALFLFRAAEGEFDFLGQYQEADV; the protein is encoded by the coding sequence ATGGAGCCGCTGCGTACCGCCGATCCGTCGCGGCTGGGCGACTACCGTCTGCTGCGACGGCTCGGCGCCGGTGGCATGGGTGTCGTCTTCCTGGCCCGCGCGCCGGGCGGGGCCTTCGCCGCGGTGAAGGTCGTACGGGCGTCCTATGCGGACGACGTGGGCTTCCGGGCCCGGTTCCGCCGCGAGATCGAGGTGGCCCGGCAGGTGGACAGCCCCTGGGTGGTCCCGCTGCTGGGGGCGGACGCCGACGCGGAGGATCCGTGGCTGGCGACCGCGTTCGTGCCGGGTCCCTCGCTGGCGGAGGCGCTGGAGGGGCACGGGCCGTGGTCCCCCGCGTCCGTGTGCGTGCTGGGGCTGCGGCTCGCCGAGGCACTGGACGCGGTCCACCGGGCGGGTCTGGTGCACCGCGACGTGAAGCCGGGCAACGTGCTGCTGGCCCCGGACGGCCCGCGCCTGATCGACTTCGGTATCGCGCGCACGCCGGAGGGTACGGCGCTCACGTCCACCGGCGTCGTCGTGGGCTCGCCCGGCTTCCTGTCGCCCGAACAGGCGCGGGCGCGCGGCGCGGGGGTCGGTCCGCCCAGCGATGTCTTCTCGCTGGGCTGCGTCCTGGCCTTCGCCGCGACCGGCGTACGGCCGTTCGGCAGTGGCGCGGCCGCCGGGATGCTGTTGCGCACGGTCTACGACGAGCCGGAGCTGCCCGGTATCCCGGAGGCGCTGGAACCGGTCGTACGGGCGTGCCTCGACAAGGATCCGGCGCGGCGGCCGACCGCCGTCGAGGTCGGCCTGGCGCTGGACGCGGCCGTACCAGCCGACCGGGAGCGGTGGCTGCCGGAGCCGGTGACCCGGCTGATCGCGGACCGGTCCGCCGTGGTGCTCGCCATGGGCGCGATCGAGCCGACCCGGGTGCCCCCACCGGCCTCGACCGCACCGGCGGACGCGATCGCGGAGGCGAACGATCCGGCACACGCGGAAGCGAACGGGCCGGTGCGGTCGGACGCGGTGACGGTGACGTCCCTCAAGGAACCGGGATCCGGCGGCCCGGCCACGAGCCGCCGCGGTTTCCTGGCGCTCGGCTCCACAGGGGCGGTGGCGGGGGTGCTGGCGGTCGGCGGCGGAGCCTGGTGGTGGCGGAGCCGCGCCGACCGGAGGACCGGTGCGGGTGCCTCGCCCTCGTCCGCTCCGCGCACCGACCTCGTCGTGGCCTTCCAGGGCGACCTCTCCGGTGCGACCGGCGAGGTCGGACGCGCCCAGCTCAACGGCGCCCGGCTGGCCGTCGCGCGGGTCAACGCCGACGACGACCGCCCGCTACGGCTGAGGCTGCGCGCGTACGACGACGGGGGCGCGCCCGAGCGAACCCTCGACCGGGCGCGACGGCTGGTGGCGGACAAGCGGGTCCTCGCGGTGCTGGGCCCGACCACGGACGACTGTTTCCTCGCCGCGGAGACCACGTACACGAAGGCCGTGCTGCCCGTCGTCTCGGTGTCGGTGGGGGTGACGCCGCAGGTCAGGGAGGCCGGTCTGTCCACTCTCCGTTCGCATGCGCAACTGGGGCCGACCGATCAGTTGCTGGCCGCCCCGTGCAACGTCTATCTCACGGGCAAGGCCGACGCCCGCAAGGTGTTCCTGGTGGACGACCGGGCCGAGGGTGACTTCGCCTGGACCCTCTGCAACTTCATCCAGCGCGCGCTGGGCCGTGACGGGAGGGACACGAGCGTCACCAGCGTCGCCGCCGGGAAGCTCGACCACACCGCGCTCGCCCGGCAGGTGATCGCGGCCGGTTCGGACGCGGTCGTGTTCAGCGGGGGTCAGGAACGGGCGGGCGTCTTCGCGGCGGCGCTGCGCGAGGCCGGGTTCTCCGGGGTCCGGGTCGCGACCCAACGGGCCTTCGGCACACGGTTCCTGAAGAGCGCGGGCCCGGCCGCCGACGGCTGGGTGTTCGCCACCACGTTCATCGATCCGACGGCCACCCCGGCGGCCCGCGCGTTCACCGAGGCGTACGAGGCACGGTACGGGGAACGCCCCGGCCGGTACGCGGCGGAGGCGTACGACGCGGTGCTGTTCCTGGCCAAGGTGTGTGCGAGCGAGGCGTCGCCTCTGAGGGAACGCGGCGCTGTCGTGCGCCGGATGCACGAGGTGGCCTACCAGGGCATCAGCCGGACCGTCGCGTACACCTCCGACAACGGATACAACCACGACGCGCTGTTCCTGTTCCGTGCGGCCGAAGGGGAGTTCGACTTTCTCGGGCAGTACCAGGAGGCGGACGTGTGA
- a CDS encoding phytoene desaturase family protein yields MFRTNVQNAARNEAGCGDGRADRGADACADVAVIGGGMAGMATALRLQAAGLSTTVLEAHGHAGGCAGYYRKRGFSFDVGATTLVDFGPGGVGGELLDSVGIPPLDAQELPGYQAHLPDRRITLHRDQAAWHAERLRTLGDSERHRAFWDLLDRLAHTFWRASRAGVRLPIRGPADALHDLRAVGWSGLPYARHLNRTLGDALREHGLRTDAALVGLLAMLVEDTVHTGVDDAPLINAALGVTIRGAGLSRHNGGMHGFWRVLVGRYRELGGTLRTACRVTQVQGWPGAYQLTTRQGDFRARRIVCAVPAATTATICAALPVAARLRRYLERDADALGGAAVVFLGVPESEVTGQELTHHQLLQSYDRPLGDGNNMFVSVSASGDILSAPPGHRAVMISTHTDLADWRDLDPAAYEQRKKETGEQLLARARRAYPRLGERAVFARTGTPRSYERFGFRPEGAVGGVRQRLANTNQHAVPHDLGGPGLWLVGDSTWPGLGTVACVLGSRIVAEGLLKERGRAG; encoded by the coding sequence ATGTTCAGAACAAACGTTCAGAACGCGGCCCGGAACGAGGCTGGTTGTGGTGACGGGCGTGCCGACCGTGGTGCCGACGCGTGCGCCGATGTGGCGGTGATCGGCGGCGGAATGGCCGGGATGGCGACGGCGTTGCGCCTGCAGGCGGCGGGGCTGTCCACGACCGTGCTGGAGGCGCACGGCCACGCGGGCGGCTGCGCGGGCTACTACCGCAAGCGCGGCTTCTCCTTCGACGTCGGCGCGACCACCCTGGTCGACTTCGGCCCCGGAGGAGTCGGCGGTGAACTCCTGGACAGTGTCGGGATCCCACCACTGGACGCGCAGGAACTCCCCGGCTATCAGGCTCATCTGCCGGACCGTCGGATCACACTCCATCGCGACCAGGCCGCCTGGCACGCGGAGCGGCTGCGCACGCTCGGCGACAGCGAGCGGCATCGCGCGTTCTGGGACCTGCTCGACCGACTCGCGCACACCTTCTGGCGCGCCAGCCGGGCGGGCGTACGGCTGCCGATCCGCGGCCCCGCCGACGCCCTCCACGACCTGCGGGCGGTCGGATGGTCCGGACTCCCGTACGCCCGCCACCTGAACCGGACCCTGGGCGACGCGCTGCGCGAGCACGGTCTGCGCACGGACGCCGCACTGGTCGGGCTGCTCGCCATGCTGGTCGAGGACACCGTCCACACGGGTGTCGACGACGCGCCCCTCATCAACGCGGCGCTCGGGGTGACCATCCGGGGCGCGGGCCTGAGCAGACACAACGGCGGCATGCACGGCTTCTGGCGCGTGCTGGTCGGACGCTACAGAGAGCTGGGCGGCACACTCCGGACCGCCTGCCGCGTCACACAGGTCCAAGGGTGGCCCGGCGCCTACCAGTTGACGACCCGCCAAGGAGACTTCCGTGCCCGCCGGATCGTCTGCGCGGTCCCCGCCGCCACCACGGCGACGATCTGCGCGGCGCTCCCCGTGGCCGCCAGACTCCGGAGATATCTGGAACGCGACGCCGATGCCCTCGGTGGCGCGGCCGTCGTCTTCCTCGGCGTCCCCGAATCCGAGGTCACCGGACAGGAGTTGACTCACCATCAACTTCTGCAGTCCTACGACCGCCCCCTGGGCGACGGCAACAACATGTTCGTCTCCGTGTCCGCGTCCGGAGACATCCTCAGCGCACCGCCCGGCCACCGCGCCGTGATGATCTCCACCCATACCGACCTCGCCGACTGGCGCGACCTCGACCCGGCGGCGTACGAGCAACGCAAGAAGGAGACCGGGGAACAACTCCTCGCCCGCGCACGGAGGGCGTACCCCCGTCTCGGGGAGCGCGCCGTGTTCGCCCGGACCGGAACACCGCGCAGCTACGAACGGTTCGGCTTCCGTCCCGAGGGCGCGGTCGGCGGCGTACGCCAGCGCCTGGCCAACACCAACCAGCACGCCGTACCGCACGACCTCGGCGGCCCCGGCCTGTGGCTGGTCGGGGACTCGACCTGGCCGGGTCTCGGCACGGTCGCCTGTGTGCTGGGCAGCCGCATCGTCGCCGAGGGACTGCTGAAGGAGAGGGGACGCGCCGGATGA
- the hemC gene encoding hydroxymethylbilane synthase produces the protein MSQDLIRIVSRDSPMALAQVERVRAELAVLHPALRTEVVPVKTTGDKWMGDLSKVEGKGAFTKEVDAALIAGEADLAVHCVKDIPADRPLPAGTMFAAFLKRDDIRDALVDPAGRTLDELPAGTRIGTSSVRRTAQLAASHPHLDCIPFRGNANRRLEKLAAGEADALLLAVSGLERIGRADVISEILSVETMMPPIGAGVLALQCREDDAVTIETVSGLGDPDTHRETLAERMLLHVLQGHCNSPIAGFAGTDRSGELSLRASVFTPDGKTVLNAHEWAGRLDPATLGTSVAVALLRQGARELIDGIPH, from the coding sequence ATGTCGCAGGATTTGATTCGCATCGTCTCCCGAGACTCGCCCATGGCTCTGGCCCAGGTGGAGCGTGTACGCGCCGAACTCGCCGTACTGCACCCGGCGCTGCGCACCGAAGTGGTCCCCGTGAAGACGACCGGGGACAAGTGGATGGGCGACCTCTCCAAGGTCGAGGGCAAGGGGGCGTTCACCAAGGAGGTCGACGCCGCGCTCATCGCGGGCGAGGCCGATCTCGCCGTGCACTGTGTGAAGGACATCCCCGCCGACCGGCCCCTCCCGGCCGGCACGATGTTCGCCGCGTTCCTCAAGCGGGACGACATCCGCGACGCGCTCGTGGACCCCGCCGGGCGCACCCTGGACGAGCTGCCCGCCGGTACGCGCATCGGGACCTCCTCCGTACGGCGTACCGCGCAACTCGCAGCCTCCCACCCGCACTTGGACTGCATCCCGTTCCGCGGCAACGCCAACCGCCGACTGGAGAAGCTCGCCGCCGGTGAGGCGGACGCGCTGCTGCTGGCCGTCTCCGGTCTGGAGCGGATCGGCCGTGCGGACGTCATCAGCGAGATCCTCTCCGTCGAGACGATGATGCCGCCGATCGGCGCGGGCGTCCTGGCGCTCCAGTGCCGGGAGGACGACGCCGTCACCATCGAGACCGTCAGCGGCCTCGGCGACCCGGACACCCATCGGGAGACCCTCGCCGAGCGCATGCTCCTGCATGTCCTCCAGGGCCACTGCAACAGCCCCATCGCCGGCTTCGCCGGCACCGACCGCAGTGGTGAACTCTCCCTCCGCGCGTCCGTGTTCACCCCCGACGGCAAGACGGTCCTCAACGCCCACGAATGGGCCGGCCGCCTCGACCCGGCGACCCTGGGCACCTCCGTCGCGGTCGCGCTGCTCCGCCAGGGCGCCCGGGAGCTCATCGACGGCATCCCTCACTGA
- a CDS encoding TetR/AcrR family transcriptional regulator, with the protein MSDTRDAGDGRSPRGTRDRVLEAALVCLVRNGYGGTTARAIAQAGGFAPGVIYYHFADLDDLLVAALERTSGARIARYRAELSGIDRAVPAIARLRELYDEDTGTGHIAAVQELYAGARPGTRLAAQLALETRKWEELAEEQLTVLLRGKPLASVVRVRVLAGAAVAFYLGMETLTHLDGDRSRPATLFDQGARLAAIFDRVPRLKRRARRVR; encoded by the coding sequence TTGTCTGACACACGTGACGCCGGTGACGGCCGCAGCCCTCGTGGCACCCGTGACCGCGTCCTGGAAGCCGCCCTCGTCTGCCTGGTCCGCAACGGCTACGGCGGGACCACCGCGCGGGCGATAGCCCAGGCCGGTGGCTTCGCGCCCGGAGTGATCTACTACCACTTCGCGGACCTGGACGATCTGCTGGTGGCGGCGCTGGAACGGACCAGCGGAGCCCGCATCGCCCGGTACCGAGCCGAACTGTCCGGCATCGACCGCGCCGTGCCCGCGATCGCGCGGCTGCGCGAACTGTACGACGAGGACACCGGGACAGGGCACATCGCCGCCGTCCAGGAGCTGTACGCCGGGGCGCGGCCCGGAACGCGGCTGGCCGCCCAACTGGCCCTCGAAACCCGGAAGTGGGAGGAGCTGGCCGAGGAACAGCTCACGGTCCTCCTGCGCGGCAAACCCCTGGCGTCCGTCGTCCGGGTACGCGTACTCGCCGGCGCGGCGGTGGCCTTCTACCTCGGCATGGAAACCCTCACCCACCTCGACGGCGACCGCTCCCGCCCGGCCACCCTCTTCGACCAGGGCGCACGACTCGCCGCGATCTTCGACCGCGTACCCCGTCTGAAGCGACGGGCCCGCCGGGTGAGATGA